The following nucleotide sequence is from Acidobacteriota bacterium.
TTTGTGAAAGGAGCCATTTATTCTCAGCCTCAGATTGATTCTCCAGTTGGAACACGGACCCAAACCAGTTTGACGTGATTCATCCCGGCGACAGTCTTACCGGTGAACGAAAAGAACTGGTTACACCTGCCATTTCTCGCAACCTGAAATCACACATACAACCAGGAGTGGCTGAAAATATCCTGAAAGAACATCTATTCTATTCAAAGTATGATAAAAAGATAGAAAAGAAAAAGCAATTGAGGCGTAATTTTGCCAAACAAATGGCTGGATCATCATTTCCAACTGGTTTTTCAACCAAAAATGGGTTTCAGAAATAGCCTGTGGGTGCACACCCTGGAAGAAAGTGGCCCGATGCCCTTAGCCCAAAATGGTACGTGCCTCGTCAGAAGTTTACTGAGAGGTTTGAATTTGGTAAGTATTTGATTTTTTTCGTGGTTTTCGTGGTTTTCGTGGTTAAAAATGTCTTGGAATTTTCGGTAAGGTCCGTTAGTACTCCTCAAATATTCAGGAACGTCGTGACCGGAGACCATCTTTGATCAGTTTGAAAATTGTCCGGCGGTTTTGAAAAATGACCTTGAGCCAGGACAGGGTGCCCATTTGAGGAAAGTAGATTCCACGAAAGAAAATGCGGGCAATGAAAAGTGTAATCCGCTGAGTGAGTGGCTTGGTTTTGATTGAATCCACGGCGGCGGCAATGGCTTCTGGGCTATACGAGTGAGTCCATCCGTGGTTGAGTTCCTGTTGTGCCTGATCAATACTCATTTTGAGGGGAGTGTGCGACATCTGGAAAGGTTTGAAATCAAGCCAGTGTGATGGGCGCGTCAATCGCCCAGCCGTTGCCAGCCGCTGATAGAGAGGTGTTCCCGGCAGGGGAGTCAAGGTCCCAAAAACGGGAAGCCCTGGCGGCCAGCTCCGGATTTGCTCTAAGGTTCGCTCGGCAGCACCTGGGGCGTCATTATCCAGCCCAAAAATAAACGACGTGATGGCCATGATATTGCGGTTTGCCAGGCGTTCGAGCACGATTTGGTACTCATTTGGCCGACTAAACCCTTTGTTGACATCGGCCAGGTTGATTGGATCAATTGACTCCATTCCAATAAAGATCCATTTGCCTCCTGAGGCTGCAATCAGGTCAACCAGTTCCTCATCCCGCAGCAAATTGGCGCTTATCTGGGCGGCCCAGTTTAATTGGGCGTCAGCGGCAATAATATCGCGAAGTAAAGATTTGGTGCGTTTGATGTTGATGGCAAAATTATCATCAATAAAAAAGACTGCCATCTGACCTTGCTCGCGAAGCGCTCGATTCTTCAATCGCAATAACTCATCAACCACACTTTCATTCGTTCGGAAGCGGATTGAATCCCCAAAAAATCCGGTTACGGTGCAAAACTCGCAGCCGTAGGGACACCCGCGTCCAGATTCAATCGGTATCACTCGAAACGTTCCCCACCCGGCCCCAAGTCGTTTGAGAATGGGAGCAAAGATTTTCGGAATTAAGTTGAACTGATCCAAATCCATTGATTCCCAGGGAATGGCTGGATAGGGTTGCAGGGAAGGTTTCATTTCCTTGCCCAGGTGATTCACCGGAGCATACACTGGTTTTAATTCACCGCGCACGGCATCCTGAACAATCCTGGGCCAGGTTTCATCTGCCTCGCCCACGGCAACCGCATCAGCGTGTTGAGGTCCACCATTTCGTCCCAGCGCTTCATCAACGGCTTCAGTAACATGCGGACCACCCATCACAACCGGTACGCCAGTTGCCCGAATGGCATCGGCCATGCGGTACGCTTTGGCAACCATTCTGGTCATGGCCCCAATGCCGACCAGTCCAATCTTTTCTTCAATCACGAAACGTGCAATCCCAGCTTCATCCATCGGTTGAGCATTTCCATCAATGAGGAGAACTTCATGTTCAGGTGGCGTTAACGATTGAAGCAAAAACATCCACAAATGAGGCATGAAATTGCTTGTGACACCATTATCAGGGTTGTACAAGAGGATTTTCATTGAGGGGGTACCTTCCGGACAGTTGCCAGAGTAAGCCTATTTTTCAATGGGCTGGATGAAAGAAAGTGCCTGCTGGCTTTTGAGAAGACACACAGAACTAAAGTCAGGTCACCTGACTGGTGGTTTTTCGTCAGTGGTGGACATATTGGTCCAAAACAGTGGGTATTGGGTTTTGGAAAGGTGGAAAAGGAAGAAAACCAGGCCCGGCCATTCAAAACAGATGTATCCTTGTACTCTGATTTGATCTGAAAAGCCAGCCAGGGCACGGAAATTTCAGGAAATCATACCAGTTTGTAATCAGTAGCCCGTGGTCAATCGTTCACTAAGCTTATTTGATTGAACTATTTGACTATTCTCTCATCCGAGAATTCCATTGCAAATTGGTGTCAGCATTGATAATCAAAAAGTACGTTCCTTTTCGGGTCTGGTGTACCCCTTATGGCCATAAGCGCCAGGAGAAGGGAACAAAGTCCGATCTGGACAAGGGGACAGGGGACAAGGGGGACAGGGGGATAAGGGGACAAGGAGACAAGGAGACACCTTGAATCGCTTCATCTCCCCACTCCCAACCGGAGGTTATACCATTTTGGAATGAAGCGGTCGTATTAGAAAACAGTCAAGTCATTCAATAAAATGAACTTAGTGAACTACTGACT
It contains:
- a CDS encoding cobalamin B12-binding domain-containing protein, which encodes MKILLYNPDNGVTSNFMPHLWMFLLQSLTPPEHEVLLIDGNAQPMDEAGIARFVIEEKIGLVGIGAMTRMVAKAYRMADAIRATGVPVVMGGPHVTEAVDEALGRNGGPQHADAVAVGEADETWPRIVQDAVRGELKPVYAPVNHLGKEMKPSLQPYPAIPWESMDLDQFNLIPKIFAPILKRLGAGWGTFRVIPIESGRGCPYGCEFCTVTGFFGDSIRFRTNESVVDELLRLKNRALREQGQMAVFFIDDNFAINIKRTKSLLRDIIAADAQLNWAAQISANLLRDEELVDLIAASGGKWIFIGMESIDPINLADVNKGFSRPNEYQIVLERLANRNIMAITSFIFGLDNDAPGAAERTLEQIRSWPPGLPVFGTLTPLPGTPLYQRLATAGRLTRPSHWLDFKPFQMSHTPLKMSIDQAQQELNHGWTHSYSPEAIAAAVDSIKTKPLTQRITLFIARIFFRGIYFPQMGTLSWLKVIFQNRRTIFKLIKDGLRSRRS